The Candidatus Omnitrophota bacterium DNA segment TGCAAGTCTGGCCCTCGGCGCCTTGTCTTTCTGATGGCCGCCTCCATGTCCCTCGATGTGCTCGTCGTCGATGATGAGCCGAAAATCCGCAAGCTGCTCGAGCAGATGCTGCGCGATTCCGGCTGCGCCGTGCGCACGGCTGCGGATGGCGTCGAAGGCCTGGAGCTGTTTACGTGCAAGCCGGCGGATTTGGTGCTCACCGACATCAAAATGCCGAAGCTCTCCGGCGTGGAGTTGCTGGAGCAGCTCAAGCAGCTGGATCCCCTGGTGAATGTCGCGGTGATCACCGGCAACGCGTCTCTGGAAGGGGCCGTCGATGTCATGCGCGACGGAGCCTGCGATTTTTTGTCCAAGCCCTTCGAGCTGACGCAGGTGCAGGCGATTGTGTACCGCTGCCAGCAGCGCGTGCGGCTGCGGCAGCAGGTGCGCTCGGCGCAGGAGGGACGCCTGAAGCTGGAAGAGTTGAACCGTCGCCTCACCGAGCTGAGCGAGCTCAAAAGCTTCTTTCTGATGACGCTGTCCCATGAAGTGAATACCCCGTTGTGTCTGATGAGCGAGTGGATCCGCCTGTTGGCCGACGGCACGCTGGGGCCGCTCTCGGAGGACCAGCAGCGCGGGACGAAGACGCTGTTGGAAGCGTATGAGCGGCTCCACCGGCTCTTGCAGCAGATGATCGATCTGACCCAGGGCCATACGATTCTGCTGCGGCGCCAGCCCGTGGCCGCGCAGGCCATGGTGCAGGAGGCTCTCGCGCGCCTGACCGAGCAGGTAGCGCAACGCGCCATCCCCGTCGAGGTGAGCCTGCCGGCCGTGCCGCTGATGGTGGAGGCGGATCGACAGCGGATCGAAGCCGCAGTGGGATTCGTGCTGGAGAATGC contains these protein-coding regions:
- a CDS encoding hybrid sensor histidine kinase/response regulator, whose amino-acid sequence is MAASMSLDVLVVDDEPKIRKLLEQMLRDSGCAVRTAADGVEGLELFTCKPADLVLTDIKMPKLSGVELLEQLKQLDPLVNVAVITGNASLEGAVDVMRDGACDFLSKPFELTQVQAIVYRCQQRVRLRQQVRSAQEGRLKLEELNRRLTELSELKSFFLMTLSHEVNTPLCLMSEWIRLLADGTLGPLSEDQQRGTKTLLEAYERLHRLLQQMIDLTQGHTILLRRQPVAAQAMVQEALARLTEQVAQRAIPVEVSLPAVPLMVEADRQRIEAAVGFVLENAIRFNRQGGRVTITMEGSPQAVSIRIQDTGVGIAPEDIERVFEPFYQTDRRMNRTYDGAGIGLTLAKRYVELHGGSISLTSELGAGTTVTLSLPRPPSA